One genomic segment of Erythrobacter sp. THAF29 includes these proteins:
- a CDS encoding 4-(cytidine 5'-diphospho)-2-C-methyl-D-erythritol kinase, producing MTVAETAYAKINLALHVRGKREDGYHEIETLFAFVDAGDTLVARPAERDSLTTVGEFAQALDNPFDNLVMRALNALPHPQGLEVTLEKNLPVAAGLGGGSADAGAMFRIIEHYHGLPEDWQLRAERLGADVPSCVRSEMAIGRGTGAELEPVKNDMAGMAVLLVNPRIPLPTGPVFKAWAEIGAEVEGGEDRGPLPKGSARTIALKGRNDLREPAISICPQISDVLEELQRDTPFKFEMSGSGATCFAVYEEPAARDDAAHRIAGAHPEWWQMTGMLR from the coding sequence ATGACCGTCGCCGAAACCGCCTACGCCAAGATCAACCTCGCGCTGCACGTTCGCGGGAAGCGCGAGGATGGCTATCACGAGATCGAGACGCTGTTCGCCTTCGTCGATGCGGGCGACACGCTGGTCGCCAGGCCCGCCGAACGCGACAGCCTGACGACGGTGGGCGAATTCGCGCAGGCGCTCGACAATCCGTTCGACAATCTCGTGATGCGCGCGCTCAATGCGCTGCCGCACCCCCAGGGGCTTGAGGTGACGCTCGAAAAGAACCTGCCGGTGGCAGCAGGACTGGGCGGCGGTTCGGCCGATGCAGGCGCAATGTTCCGTATTATCGAGCACTATCACGGCCTGCCTGAAGACTGGCAATTGCGCGCCGAGCGGCTGGGGGCGGACGTTCCCTCCTGCGTACGCAGCGAAATGGCGATCGGGCGCGGGACAGGCGCCGAGCTGGAACCGGTCAAGAACGATATGGCAGGGATGGCCGTACTCCTCGTCAATCCGCGCATACCCCTTCCCACAGGCCCGGTGTTCAAGGCCTGGGCCGAAATCGGGGCCGAGGTGGAGGGCGGAGAAGATCGTGGACCGCTCCCCAAGGGTTCGGCCCGCACAATTGCGCTAAAGGGACGCAACGATTTGCGCGAACCGGCTATCAGTATCTGCCCGCAAATCTCTGATGTTCTTGAGGAATTACAGCGCGACACTCCGTTCAAGTTTGAAATGTCGGGATCAGGGGCCACATGTTTTGCAGTATACGAAGAACCCGCAGCGCGCGATGACGCCGCGCACCGGATAGCAGGGGCGCATCCGGAATGGTGGCAGATGACAGGAATGCTTAGATGA